Within Pseudomonas sp. LBUM920, the genomic segment AAACGGCCAATTGGTCGAGTTCCAGCGGTTCTTCAAGGTTGGCGTCCATCAGCTTCACCACTTCACGCAGTGGCGCACTGACGCAGACATTTTCCGTGGGTTTGATGCGTCGGTAACGCGACTCCTCGAACGCCAGAATGTCTTCAATGCCCTCGACCAGCGCCTTGCCGTGCAGGCCCTTGATCCAGTCCAGGGCCATGTGAAACGCGCCCGAGGGGCTGGAGGCCGTCAGGCGGTCACGGTCGATCACGTAGGGTTCGCTGGTCACCTGGGCGGCCTTGGAGACCTCCGCCAGCGCCGGGCGATGTTCCGGGTGAATGGCGCAGCGATAGCCCTGCAGCAGGCCGGCACGGCCGAGAAACCAGGCGCCGTTCCACAACCCGGCAAGGGCGACAGCCTGTTCGGCGGCGCTGCGTAACAAGTGGCTGAATTCGTCATCAGCCTTGAGTTCGGTACGAAAGCCGCCGCACACCACCAACAAGTCCAACTGCGGCAACGCCGACACGTCCAGGCGCGCATC encodes:
- a CDS encoding GlxA family transcriptional regulator, producing MQGKNLRYLNDTPQQSPPVTRVGFLLLEHFSLPAFTQTLDTLITANLLRPELFATRTFGCGDGEVISDLGLVIRPDARLDVSALPQLDLLVVCGGFRTELKADDEFSHLLRSAAEQAVALAGLWNGAWFLGRAGLLQGYRCAIHPEHRPALAEVSKAAQVTSEPYVIDRDRLTASSPSGAFHMALDWIKGLHGKALVEGIEDILAFEESRYRRIKPTENVCVSAPLREVVKLMDANLEEPLELDQLAVYAGRSRRQLERLFKEQLGTTPQRYYMELRVTEARRLLQHTELSQVDVLVACGFVSPSHFSKCYSAYFGYRPSKEKRLIK